The following are from one region of the Anaeropeptidivorans aminofermentans genome:
- the mraY gene encoding phospho-N-acetylmuramoyl-pentapeptide-transferase: MEYTLDMAVLAILIAFCVNIVLCPVFIPFLTKIKFGQNIREDGPNSHLKKAGTPTMGGIIIIISFIISSFFFLQDNFEAKLVVFSTLGFGLIGFLDDYIKVVQKRNLGLRAYQKIILQFAVSIAMIYFIVQYGDYEKMHIPFTDKMLDLGGLYIPFLLFIIIGTANAVNLTDGLDGLASGVTALVSTFFIFVSWAVGSGTLPVAGAATGSLLGFLLFNAHPAKVFMGDTGSLALGGFVVSMAIILKLPLFLPIIGLIYVVEVLSVIIQVGYFKATKGKRFFRMAPIHHHFELKGMEETRIVTLFYVITAILCLVGYLGTAGIF; the protein is encoded by the coding sequence ATGGAATATACTTTAGATATGGCAGTGCTTGCTATTTTAATCGCTTTTTGTGTGAATATTGTTTTATGCCCTGTTTTCATCCCTTTTTTAACCAAAATAAAATTTGGGCAGAACATCAGAGAGGATGGGCCGAATTCCCATCTTAAAAAGGCCGGAACGCCGACTATGGGCGGCATAATCATTATAATATCCTTTATTATATCCTCGTTTTTCTTTCTGCAAGATAATTTTGAGGCAAAGCTTGTGGTGTTTTCAACTTTAGGATTTGGCCTCATCGGATTTCTTGATGATTATATCAAAGTAGTTCAAAAAAGGAATCTAGGTCTCAGGGCATATCAGAAAATTATATTGCAGTTTGCCGTAAGCATTGCCATGATATACTTTATCGTTCAATACGGCGATTATGAAAAAATGCATATTCCTTTTACGGATAAAATGCTTGATTTAGGCGGGCTTTATATTCCTTTTCTCCTTTTTATTATTATAGGTACTGCAAATGCCGTTAATTTAACCGACGGTCTCGATGGCCTTGCCTCCGGTGTAACGGCCCTTGTATCTACGTTTTTCATTTTTGTTTCATGGGCTGTAGGAAGCGGAACATTGCCCGTTGCAGGAGCTGCGACAGGAAGCTTGTTAGGCTTTCTCCTTTTCAATGCCCACCCGGCAAAGGTATTTATGGGCGATACCGGCTCCCTTGCCTTAGGCGGCTTTGTAGTTTCCATGGCTATTATATTAAAGCTTCCGCTTTTTCTTCCCATTATCGGGCTGATATATGTTGTAGAGGTACTTTCAGTAATCATACAGGTGGGGTATTTTAAGGCCACAAAAGGCAAGCGCTTTTTCCGAATGGCCCCCATACACCATCATTTTGAGCTGAAAGGCATGGAAGAAACCAGAATTGTAACGCTTTTCTATGTAATAACAGCAATTTTATGCCTTGTAGGCTATTTGGGAACAGCAGGCATATTTTAA
- a CDS encoding UDP-N-acetylmuramoyl-tripeptide--D-alanyl-D-alanine ligase, translating to MKLSLKQIAEAVKGEIYNNDESLIIEGVSTDTRKSIENKLFIPIKGPNFDGHLFLHMAIEKRASCLLSEIRINTQLPYILVEDSNKAIMDLAAYYRKMFNIPIVAVTGSAGKTSTKDLTAEVLSEKYKVLKTDGNLNNEVGLPLMVFQFEEDIEIAVLEMGMNSFGEIHNLSRIATPSVALITNIGIAHIGNLGGTREGILKAKSEVFDFMPKGGRAILNMDDDMLSKLNICGISNYYFSRKDKNAYVYAKNIEHKGIDGINAVFVHGDIEFPVYIPVAGEHMVDNALGAAAAGFLFGLSSEEIARGIAKFKPSKNRMDIIRLEKYTIINDVYNANPVSVMSVLKILEMAEGRKVAVLGDMKELGDDGERLHYDLGRDMIGMNIDVAVFIGALSKASYEGALKEMKAKGCKKDLYYFESRDDFMNEGLDILSKGDTVLVKASRGMEFEKLIEKLTRC from the coding sequence AAAGGGCCTAATTTTGACGGGCATCTGTTTTTGCATATGGCCATAGAAAAGAGGGCCAGCTGCCTTTTATCGGAAATACGCATAAATACACAATTGCCTTATATACTGGTAGAAGACTCCAATAAAGCCATTATGGATTTAGCGGCATATTATAGGAAAATGTTTAATATACCTATTGTAGCCGTAACGGGAAGTGCCGGAAAAACCAGCACAAAGGATTTAACCGCTGAGGTTCTATCGGAAAAATATAAGGTGTTAAAAACCGACGGAAACTTAAATAATGAAGTAGGGCTTCCATTGATGGTTTTTCAGTTTGAAGAAGATATCGAAATCGCTGTTTTGGAAATGGGAATGAATAGCTTTGGAGAAATCCATAATTTAAGCAGGATAGCAACGCCTTCTGTTGCCCTGATAACAAATATCGGCATTGCCCATATCGGAAATTTAGGCGGTACAAGAGAGGGAATACTGAAGGCGAAATCCGAAGTGTTCGATTTTATGCCCAAAGGCGGGAGAGCCATATTGAATATGGACGACGATATGCTTTCAAAGCTTAATATTTGCGGAATAAGCAATTATTATTTTTCAAGAAAAGATAAAAATGCCTATGTATACGCTAAAAATATAGAGCATAAAGGAATAGATGGAATAAATGCTGTTTTTGTTCATGGGGATATTGAATTTCCCGTGTATATTCCCGTTGCGGGAGAGCATATGGTGGATAATGCCTTAGGGGCAGCAGCCGCAGGATTTCTATTCGGTCTTTCCTCAGAAGAAATAGCCAGGGGCATTGCTAAATTCAAGCCCTCTAAAAACAGAATGGATATTATCCGCCTTGAAAAGTATACCATTATCAATGATGTATATAATGCAAACCCTGTTTCTGTAATGTCTGTTTTAAAAATACTTGAAATGGCAGAGGGCAGGAAGGTTGCCGTTCTCGGGGACATGAAAGAGCTTGGCGACGATGGAGAAAGGCTTCATTATGACCTTGGAAGAGATATGATAGGCATGAATATAGATGTAGCCGTATTCATAGGGGCGCTTTCAAAGGCGTCATATGAAGGGGCTTTAAAAGAAATGAAAGCAAAGGGCTGTAAAAAAGATTTATATTATTTTGAATCAAGAGATGATTTTATGAATGAGGGCCTTGACATATTATCTAAAGGTGATACAGTCCTTGTGAAGGCTTCAAGAGGAATGGAATTTGAAAAGCTCATCGAAAAACTAACGAGGTGTTAA